Proteins encoded within one genomic window of Flavobacterium sp. NG2:
- the menA gene encoding 1,4-dihydroxy-2-naphthoate octaprenyltransferase, whose amino-acid sequence MKHWIEAARLRTLPLSVSGIIVGSMYALAHPTTDILTPTEVFNWRLFGFAILTTLGLQILSNFANDYGDGVKGTDNDDRVGPKRAIQSGVISRKAMKQAIVITAMLTLLSAVLLIYFAFTDTNIFYTLFFLGLGILAIISAIRYTVGNTAYGYRGYGDLFVFVFFGLVSTLGVNFLYSKEIDALLILPAAAIGLLSVGVLNLNNMRDEESDRKSNKNTIVVKIGGAKAKIYHYFLIVSAMVSVLIFSILSNFKFDQYIYLVTFIPLLKHLHTVSKNENPKDLDPELKKLALSTFALAVLLSLCIIFFFSDILVNLFLGGR is encoded by the coding sequence ATGAAACATTGGATTGAAGCAGCAAGACTACGTACTTTACCATTATCAGTATCTGGGATAATCGTAGGGAGTATGTATGCACTTGCACACCCCACAACTGATATATTAACCCCAACTGAAGTATTCAACTGGAGACTCTTTGGTTTTGCCATATTGACGACTTTAGGACTGCAAATCCTTTCTAATTTCGCCAATGATTATGGTGATGGAGTCAAAGGAACGGATAATGACGATAGAGTAGGGCCTAAACGAGCTATTCAAAGTGGTGTGATATCGCGTAAAGCAATGAAGCAAGCCATCGTAATTACGGCTATGTTGACATTACTTTCTGCTGTCCTATTGATTTACTTTGCCTTTACGGATACCAATATTTTTTATACACTGTTCTTTTTAGGATTAGGGATTTTGGCTATTATTTCGGCTATTCGTTATACTGTTGGGAATACGGCTTACGGTTATCGTGGTTATGGTGACTTGTTTGTGTTTGTATTTTTTGGTTTGGTCAGTACTTTAGGGGTGAATTTCTTGTATTCTAAGGAAATCGATGCGTTGCTTATTCTACCAGCTGCGGCTATTGGATTGTTAAGTGTTGGAGTGCTAAACTTGAACAATATGCGTGATGAAGAATCGGACAGAAAATCAAATAAAAATACCATTGTAGTTAAAATTGGAGGTGCCAAAGCTAAAATTTATCACTATTTTTTGATTGTATCGGCGATGGTTTCCGTACTTATTTTCTCTATCTTAAGTAATTTTAAATTTGATCAATATATCTATTTAGTAACCTTTATTCCTTTACTTAAACATTTGCATACGGTCTCTAAGAATGAAAATCCTAAAGACCTAGATCCTGAATTAAAGAAACTGGCTTTGAGTACATTTGCCTTGGCTGTGTTACTTTCATTGTGCATAATTTTCTTCTTTTCGGATATATTAGTGAACTTGTTTTTAGGAGGAAGATAG
- a CDS encoding 1,4-dihydroxy-2-naphthoyl-CoA synthase, with protein MDWITAKEYEDITYKKCNGVARIAFNRPNVRNAFRPKTTSELYDAFYDAQEDTSIGVVLLSAEGPSTKDGVYSFCSGGDQNARGHQGYVGEDGQHRLNILEVQRLIRFMPKVVIAVVPGWAVGGGHSLHVVCDMTLASKEHAIFKQTDADVTSFDGGYGSAYLAKMVGQKKAREIFFLGRNYSAQEAFEMGMVNAVIPHDELEDTAYEWAQEILAKSPTSIKMLKFAMNLTDDGMVGQQVFAGEATRLAYMTEEAKEGRNAFLEKRKPNFEKKWLP; from the coding sequence ATGGATTGGATTACTGCCAAAGAATACGAAGATATCACATATAAGAAATGCAACGGTGTGGCGCGAATCGCCTTTAACCGTCCGAATGTACGAAACGCATTCCGCCCTAAAACTACTTCTGAATTATACGATGCGTTTTACGATGCTCAAGAGGATACCTCTATAGGGGTAGTCTTGCTTTCGGCTGAAGGTCCTTCTACTAAGGATGGTGTGTATTCTTTTTGTAGTGGTGGTGACCAGAACGCTCGTGGCCATCAAGGTTATGTAGGTGAAGATGGGCAACACCGTTTGAATATTCTTGAAGTACAACGTCTCATTCGTTTTATGCCTAAAGTCGTTATTGCAGTTGTTCCAGGTTGGGCAGTAGGAGGAGGGCATAGTTTACATGTAGTTTGCGATATGACCTTGGCAAGTAAAGAACACGCTATCTTCAAACAAACGGATGCTGATGTTACTAGTTTTGATGGTGGTTACGGTTCTGCGTACCTTGCCAAAATGGTAGGGCAAAAGAAAGCTAGAGAAATTTTCTTCCTAGGTCGCAATTATTCCGCTCAAGAAGCTTTTGAAATGGGAATGGTCAACGCTGTTATTCCGCATGACGAACTAGAAGATACCGCTTACGAATGGGCTCAAGAAATTTTGGCTAAATCGCCAACATCAATCAAAATGCTGAAATTTGCCATGAACCTTACTGATGATGGAATGGTTGGCCAACAAGTTTTTGCTGGAGAAGCCACAAGACTTGCCTACATGACCGAAGAAGCTAAAGAAGGACGCAACGCCTTCCTAGAAAAAAGAAAACCAAACTTTGAGAAAAAGTGGTTGCCATAA
- a CDS encoding S1 RNA-binding domain-containing protein, with amino-acid sequence MIKLGKYNALKILRDTQVGLFLGDPEKDPEGIHDVLLPNKYVPKVFDIGEELIVFVYLDHEQRPVATTLEPYILLNEFALLRVNYVNQVGAFMDWGMEKDILVPFKEQARPMEKGKRYLVYLYMDEKTNRLVASSKTNQFLKNDVLTVEKGEEVDLIVSHITELGINVIINERHKGLLYKDEVYDDAIRTGDRMRGYIKNIRPDNKIDVSLQIQGYENVEPNAEKILDELRASRGFLRLNDNSHPEDIKTVLKMSKKTFKKAIGALYREKRIEIKDDGIYLIEQQNG; translated from the coding sequence ATGATTAAATTAGGAAAATACAATGCATTGAAGATTTTACGTGATACTCAAGTTGGGTTGTTTCTGGGGGATCCAGAAAAAGATCCAGAGGGAATTCACGATGTCTTATTGCCAAATAAATATGTGCCCAAGGTTTTCGATATAGGCGAGGAGCTTATCGTTTTTGTCTATCTTGACCACGAGCAGCGTCCTGTTGCCACTACATTAGAACCTTATATTTTGTTGAATGAATTTGCGCTTTTGCGTGTAAATTATGTCAACCAAGTAGGGGCTTTTATGGATTGGGGAATGGAAAAAGATATTCTGGTTCCGTTTAAGGAGCAAGCCCGCCCGATGGAAAAAGGGAAACGTTACCTGGTGTATTTGTACATGGACGAGAAAACAAACCGTTTGGTAGCATCGAGTAAAACGAATCAGTTTTTGAAAAACGATGTCTTGACAGTTGAAAAAGGCGAAGAAGTCGATTTGATTGTGTCGCACATCACTGAACTGGGGATTAATGTCATCATCAACGAAAGACACAAAGGCTTGTTGTACAAGGATGAGGTCTATGATGATGCGATTCGTACGGGAGACCGTATGCGTGGATACATCAAAAACATTCGTCCTGATAACAAAATTGATGTTTCGTTACAGATACAGGGCTACGAAAACGTAGAGCCTAATGCCGAAAAAATATTGGACGAATTGCGAGCAAGCCGTGGATTCCTTCGTTTGAACGACAACTCACATCCTGAAGACATCAAAACGGTTTTGAAGATGAGTAAGAAAACATTCAAAAAGGCCATTGGTGCTTTGTACCGTGAAAAAAGAATTGAGATTAAGGATGACGGGATTTATTTGATTGAGCAGCAGAATGGTTAA
- a CDS encoding DUF4062 domain-containing protein, translated as MPELITKYRIFLASPSDLYDERESINDVIKELNLTYGNQNNIVLELLKWETNSAPAISNNGVQNIINNDIPTYDLFIGLLWMRFGTPTSEFGSGTEEEFNIAYQKFQEDNNSIQILLYFKNATPKSLDDINTEQLGKVKLFKSSLGEKNVLYWDFIVKEELSRFLRIHIPTRIENLKSKNTYETIEKKIPSETEQREIIEIEEELGVLDFQELIEESFATSTQSLTIISDATSWIGSEMNKKTSEINKLVAKNKNQPLSIKVQRNIFERTAESMNNFAQRIEPEIPIYMTNFEKGIDSFSKLIMIYKSDFDNKKEDIIEASDSLDFLIAQIEKSLINLQEFLTSIEQLPKMSKEINNAKRNVANKLSDFITNLKMSVTLGKEVHKNINLKE; from the coding sequence ATGCCAGAATTAATCACAAAGTATAGAATATTTCTAGCCTCTCCTTCAGATCTTTATGACGAAAGAGAATCTATTAATGATGTCATAAAGGAACTGAATTTGACATATGGTAATCAAAACAATATAGTTTTAGAATTATTAAAATGGGAAACAAATTCTGCACCTGCAATAAGTAATAATGGAGTGCAAAATATAATTAATAATGACATACCAACTTACGATTTGTTCATTGGTTTATTATGGATGCGATTTGGAACACCAACAAGTGAATTTGGATCTGGAACAGAAGAAGAATTTAATATAGCATATCAAAAATTTCAAGAAGATAATAATTCAATTCAAATTTTACTATATTTTAAAAATGCTACACCAAAATCTTTAGATGATATAAACACAGAACAATTAGGGAAAGTAAAATTATTCAAATCATCATTAGGAGAAAAAAACGTACTTTATTGGGACTTTATTGTAAAGGAGGAACTTAGCAGGTTTTTAAGGATACATATACCTACACGAATTGAAAATTTAAAATCTAAAAATACCTATGAAACTATAGAAAAAAAGATTCCTTCTGAAACTGAACAGAGAGAAATTATAGAAATTGAGGAAGAATTGGGCGTATTAGATTTTCAAGAATTAATTGAAGAAAGCTTTGCAACCTCTACACAATCTTTGACAATAATTTCAGATGCAACGTCTTGGATTGGTTCAGAGATGAATAAAAAAACTAGTGAAATTAATAAATTAGTTGCTAAAAATAAAAATCAACCACTATCTATAAAAGTGCAAAGAAATATATTTGAGCGTACAGCAGAAAGTATGAATAATTTTGCTCAAAGAATTGAACCTGAAATACCAATTTATATGACTAATTTTGAAAAAGGAATAGACTCTTTTTCAAAATTAATAATGATTTACAAATCAGATTTTGATAATAAAAAAGAGGATATTATTGAGGCTAGTGATTCATTAGATTTTTTAATAGCCCAAATAGAAAAATCTCTAATAAATTTACAGGAATTTTTAACGTCAATTGAGCAACTGCCAAAAATGTCGAAAGAAATAAATAATGCAAAACGAAATGTAGCGAACAAACTTTCTGATTTTATAACTAATCTTAAAATGAGCGTAACTTTAGGAAAAGAAGTTCATAAAAACATCAATCTAAAAGAATAA